The following nucleotide sequence is from Corticium candelabrum chromosome 19, ooCorCand1.1, whole genome shotgun sequence.
TTGGAAATCCAAATTTGTGATATTTCGTTATTAGATGATGGAGTTGAATGATTGTTGTCGCTGTAAATGGTTATGGGGTCACTGTGTGAGACGTTACGCGTCGTTTCTTGTTCACTCAATGTCTCTGTCAGTTGCTGTGACAATTCACGAACTGCTACATCGTCATCGTCAAAATCCCATGAATCAAAACCATGCGAATTTCTTCTCTCACTGTATTTACTAGCATCAGAGTCGACATTACTACGTGACCAGTGCCAACTGCTGTAGCCATCGCTTGACGTCTCACCCAACTGAGATTTTTCCGTGTGCTTTGAAGACACGACTGCCCAAGATGAACATTCACTGACTTTGAATGGATGAGCCGCATCACTGATTGTCTCATTTACCTCATTGAAAGCATTCGATAATGGAAACTTATCAAACGCAGCAACCTTGTATTCAGGCAGTGGTCGTTTAAATGGTGACACACTGCTGTTCTGATTTGTCTCAAAATTGAGAGCCTTATTTACTTTGCTGTCGCTGTGTTTGTCGGGTAGTGGTGCAGAAAAGTCATGAGTACTTAAATCAGTAAAGTTATTGGCAATCTCTGGAAGATTATCCGTAAATACGGGACTGTTGGTGGATTGACGATTGTGATCTGTAAAGGAAAGAAGTGAGAAATCATCAGTGACCGGTCCAGTAAACAAATGACCAGGACTGGTGTTACTCAACATGGAGACCGAGTCAGAAAACGATGATTTGGGAGAGTCATATTGAAGTGTTGATGATGGCATAAACGTGTAGTTGCCTGTTGGAACTAGTTGGCTGGAACTATTACTATCATGTAAATGAGAGTTTGGAGGTTGAAATGAGTGAGACTCAAAGTTGAGTACAGACATGGGAGGCTCACTAGATGGCGAAGGATAAACATCTAGAAAAACAATGAATTCTGAATAAAAACATTAGACTGTTGAATGCATCTCTCATTACATTAGCTAAACAGATTTACAGCATGAATATGTCAACATGTATGTAAACACATCGTCTAACCTTTGTATTTAATAACAATGACATCATTGTTGGAACAGTCTAGTAGCTGCTCCACATCCCAAGATGACTCCTGCGCATCAGTAATCTCCGTTCCAtgagcaacaaacacaaactgttGCTCAACTGGCAATTCATCTTTCTTTATACTTTTTCTCAGTGAATAGATAGTCGTGCCTCGGTAGCTCCTGACACAACCAATTACATTGTCGTCTTCTGCTAATGCTATTTTCAGTGTAATTCTCTGGCATTTTCTGACCAACTTCTGTGCGTgcaattttttcatttttatttcCTCGACAAGAAACGTAGAGTCAAGGTCAGCTAGATCCTCGAGTGAAGTAATTTCTTCATCTTGAAGTTTTTCTACATACTGATGTACGACATCCTCATTCATGGAGAATGATCGTAGAATGGTGATAACAGTTTCATCTACTTCAGACATCTGCAAGAAAAATTGTACCTGAatcctgacagacagacagacagacagacagagagagagagacagacagacagacagacagacagacagacagacagacagacaaacagacagacaaacaatttgacagacaaacagacacacacatagacagacagataaacagacacacagacagacagacagatagacagacagacagacagacagacagacagacaaacagaaagacagaaagacagacagagagacagacagacagagagacagacagacagacagagacacagacagacagacagacagagacacagagacagacagagacacagacagacagacagagagacagacagagagacagacagagagacagacagagagacagacagacagagagagagacagagagagagacagagagacagagagacaaagagagatacagacagagagacagacagagagacagacagagagacagagagacagagagacagagagacagacagacaaagagagagacagagagagagacagacagacagacacacaggcagacagacagagagacagacagacagacagacagagagacagacaggaagacagagacagagagacagagagacagacggacaaagacATTCCTGCTAGCTATTGTAATGATATTGAACGTAAGTGATcccagacaaacaggcacaagCGTCAGCTCCAAATCTTTGCATCCCCAGCAACAGCTAAAGCAAAATTCGCAAGACACGCAAGCATCTCACCGTAAAGCAACTTGCTAACGTTCCAAGTACTAGAAGCAACTTGCTGTTGTATAACACGCGTAAACACGTGAAACTGCAAAGAGAACGTAGAGAAAAAGTGCGTGCAACACCAACACCGTATGACAGTTTGACGcaatagagatagtgcgtttgacgtcacaacaCGTGAGATCCCGGAAGTCGCCATCTTAGGGGGCAAGCGTACTAGCATGGCTACGAGTTGCTCTGTTTTCGGCTGCCACGATCGCAGAATTCAGGGCAGCAACATACGTTTTTATTCTATACCGGCTATACCAACCAGTCAGGGACCTGAAACGCGTCATTTGAGCAACAGACAACGGGCAGCGTGGATCTCCAGCCTAGTcagaaaggactggaagcCATCGCAGCATTCGCatgtttgctctgagcactttctgtctggtagagctgtcatttctagtatgttctgtactaaaagagtaatctatgcTACTCTGAATAATTCTAGGGAAGCCAtcctttgtgtatgactcaactAATCCTGActgggtaccatctgcaaggatgggTTAGGTTGCTACGATCACttccagtagagagagatttgttcATCTCAAGAAAGGTCTAGTACACCTAACAGCATacaatcatatacaacatcaCGTCACTCCAATTCATGTCGGGAATACTTCTTGCTTCTCCGTCCACAATTGAGCCTCCGTTCTACCTGTTTTTAGGCCCGCAggtacaactttctcctcgtATCGCTTTTGCGATTTGTTGGAGAGACTTTTAGACTTCTGTTCCATAATCTCTAGtctaagaattagctttatcacaCTCGACCATCAGACTACGAAATCATGTCAAACTCGCGAATTCACCGATAAAATTTGGTTCAAATCTTTcgcaattagtatactgtcgccgtactatctaacacacagttgaacgtccttgaaatgttgttcAAGCCGCCGTCGCAAAGAGAGATACCTGCCGAGGACAGAAACTTGCCCCTAAATTGGCGgcaaatacgggtactacagGGAACGCCTACTCCTTGCCCCCgcacgcactatctctattgCGGTTTGCATTAATCATCCGGGAGCGACACACGTGCCTGTGGGACTAACACGCGTGACTACACGTAGCAATCATGTGAtcttgctaacgcgcgttaggttACCACGTTTATTTACACAATCAATCAGATATTTAGTAAATGTTACTTTTTACATTTGGTGGATCCCAAGTTGAGTCAACCGCAGAAAcgtaacaaaataataattttcaTTACCAAACTTAGTTTCACTATTACATTAGCTCTTTGATATCAACTCATAAACATATCGTACAAAGTTAGCATTTACAGTAAACAGCCGCAACCAATTTGTTAAGTTAACTGATTGTGAGGACCATGCACTGCACCATATGATTTCTCAAAATTCATTGACTTCCAGAGTATACATCATTGAAAGGAAATTTCTCCAGGTTCAACAACGCTGACACtcctaaacacacaaatacaatcaatcaatgtgtgtgtgtgtgtgtgtgtgtgtgtgtgtgtgtgtgtgtgtgtgtgtgtgtgtgtgtgtgtgtgtgtgacaatgaAATACCAGTAGATGCGAACAACATGCTACAATACTCTAACCTAaaccattgatattaataattaattaattattaatattattttattaataattaattgttatacgtatttcttttttattattattgtttattattatttttctatttataaataaaaaataaaataaaattaccaCATGGTTTGAAGGTttaaaccccagtgacgacagtaaatcatgaaacttgtctgtctttctttctcttgtttctctagctttatccatgagactatgactcgtttcagtcgttggggagtttctgtggtctggcaaacaaaccgttgacgatgacgtagtgctttcctggtggtcattgatatccactaggcatgctgtccacgagttcacggtcaccgtaatgcctgcaatctatatcgaattggctagtcattgatcgccatgtggactacacagaaacatgtaccctgatgggctcacctgccgggttggtgggcaccgaGATGGAGGTAAAGACCTCACtagcccatcatggaggggcataacgacacaatatacaacaattatttaaatatttattattactattacaTCTAGTAAtatattatgtcacgtgactaacacGACTAACATAACTATAATTAAGactaaataatatattagcaATTATTATTAGTTACCTGTTCAATGGTGATGGTCGTGGAGTTGACTGTCTAGGCAGCGACTCGTCTTCACTGCTCTCTTCTATGTACTCGTGATAAATATCCAATGCAACCagaatacaacacaacaagagAGGACCAATAATTGCACCTTCCAAACCAAACCAGAACATTCCGCCAGCGATAGACAAGCACGTGATATACGGATGTCCACCACTACACATAACCAAACCACTCAACAGTTTGTCaaatgttacacacacacacacacacacacacacacacacacacacacacacacacacacacacacacacacacacacagacacagacacaaacacccACCCAgccacacacatagacacacacacacacacacacacacacacacacacacacacacacacacacacacacacacacacaaacacccacacagacacagacacagacacacacacacccagccacacagacacagacacagacacacacaccagggtTGTctccagcatacaaaaggcatggCGCTCCACCgtgccttggcttccacttggtacaggcccgccatgctttgctgtatgagtaggcagtgattagctatgaagacaatggacttgtatttgtattttgaaaagtgggaagttgtttcaGGCTAAGTATAGGTTATCACCTGCATTCCAGAGCAATATGATATTTATTACCCTGAGCACTGTTTATTGCACTAGCACTGTTTATTGCAGGCGAGTGCCATAAACGGTGCTTGgggcaataaatatgatattgctctggaacAAGGGTGATAACCGACTTAGTTACCAGCACGTGGCCCTACCCAATGAGGGTTGGAGTAGCTGACCATGTAGTTCATAAGTaggttgttgtgatgttgtggTTAGTGTAACATTTAGTGTAAGGTTTCAGTATCAGGGACAGTCCCATGGCAAGCATgctataattattataattgtgAGAGCGGGCAATAACTACTgtatgtgtgcaataactaCAGTATGTCTGCAATAACTCCGgtatgtgtgcaataactaaACAATGCAGGCACTTGGCCGAATACAGATATTATTGCACCGTCTACAAGAGCGCTCATTGGGTAGGGGCCACGTGTGCCAGTAACTatcaagtagttcctgggatgattggtttgaagataagaccaattaggacaaagactgccatatggcatgaacttaattgtaatacaagtactcaaagataaacagtggttgtcttgcactctgcccactatttaggtcagtatctgatggtaacaaacGGAGTCTGTAGATATCCTATCCTATATAAAGGGGAGGTTCTcaacttcttgaggtctggaaattttcccacTCGCACTAATCTAGCTAtgatgtggtcaagcacattAAACTAAGACAGAAAGAAACTTTTTTAAAAagataaaccactttgttccttttgtgcctgagcattctgtgacaacagtttgtggcatctcagcgtaagcaaacctgcatcaaagcttttgtggGCTAACCATAAAAATCGGAATGGGCGAAACCAGAATTtaaggtgggcgtggttatttcCGCCGTgccttccaaaaatcctgggagcacccctgcacacacacacacacacacacacacacacacacaacacacccacccacccacacagacagacagacagacagacaaacagacagacagacacacacacacaaacacccacccacccacccacagacagacaggcagagagacagagagacagagagagagacacacacacacacacacacacacacacacacacacacacacacacacacacacacacacacacacacacacacacacacacacacacacacacatatttacCCTTCAATTCCACCATAAATTGCTTGGTCAACGAATGACATTGGAATCAAGTGAAAGACGAAGAATGCAACAGcataaatcacgtgaccagtaAACCATAGATGAATGGCTCCCGGTACAGCGACCCAGTAGGCTCCGAAGAAAGGAATCGCAGCAAACGCTGCAGCAATAGCTTGACACGAATATTATGATAAGAACCACCAGAACAAAAAAAGTATGATCACTGATCACCATACCTGATGGTATGATAACCACATGGATACCAAACATTGTGTGTATGAGCCACGTAAAGAGACCATAGAATGACGCCATTTTCAAAACAGCTCCAAACACACTCCTACAGCAATACACTCGCTCGCACTCATAAATCAATGTGTAAAGGCTTTTCACACTTGAAACGCATTCAAACTGCATTCAATCCACTTGCAGCCGATGCAAATTGGATGAGCATTCAATGCGCATTGACCCATTCGACACCAGGAAACGCAATCCACATAGACATCATAAACACGCCTACTCGTGTAATGTGCGTTAGAACGTGCAGTCATCGTGGCTGCCAGTCTCTTGGTAAAGATATGTAGCTCTCTATCAATCAAGTTTGgttacagtactgtacgtcaATCTAAGCCATAAGCatgaaagagagagagagagagagagagagagagagagcgagagggaaggagggagggagggagtaagggggagggggagggagggagggagtcAGGGGGAATAAGGGAGTCAGGGGGAATAAGGGAGtcagggagggagggagggagtcagggagggaaggagggagggagggagggagggagggagggagggagggagggagggagggagggagggagggagggagggagggagggagggagggagggagggagggagggagggagggagggagggagggagggagggagaatGTAGATCTACTGCTGTCTATACCGACATGAAGAGCTGTGTGGGTAGACATGGTGCTATGACGTGCAGCTACCAATGCGCATTGAATCCACTTCAAACcacctccacacacacacacacacacacacacacacacacacacacacacacacacacacacacacacacacacacacacaaagcggCTTGACTTAATGGCCAATGTGCTTTAAGTGTGGAAAGgccttaattaactagaatCTGTTTGCTTCGTCTTACTGCACAACTTTAGACATTGAATTCTCCGATTTCTTTCTGTTAACACGAGAATCAGCCGGCAAGAGAGATGTGATATACCACAACAGAATGTAATCCTTTCTTGGTGATGACAACAAGTAGAACAAAGTGGTGAAGAAGATAACCTACAGCATGATAAATGAGGCATAGAAATGGGGTACAGATTGATGTGGGAATTACAAGTGAAAGGATGAAGTTGAGAACGGTTGTTCCACTTGTGAAGACGACCCAGATGGTTGCTGTCAACATCTGCACAGCAATAGTGATGTTACTGGCTAGGACTGCCCACACAGACTGCAAGAcctaaatacaaacaaacaaacgtgaTCAATACATTGCATAGACTGAAATTTGTGAAAAACTTTTGCTTTAGCGAATGCCCacaaactaaacaacaaacaacagaacacagacaaacgtacaagctaataaacagacaaacaaaaaacagacaagcagacaaacagacagacaaacagacaacagacaaacagctaaacaaacagacagacagacaaacagacagacattttgaGTCTTACTTGTTTCATTTGTTTAGGcgttagcagttagttttagcgtagggcctgtgggcttgcttgtttgttttacagtttagtgtgagtgtactagtttcaatgtatgaaatatatgtattaagacagacagatagacagacagacagacaaacagacagacaaacagacaaacaaacagacagacagacaaacaaacgaatagaaaaacagacaaacaaacagacagagaaacagacagagaaacagacaaacaaacagacgaacaaacagataaacaaacagacagacagacaaacagacacagataaacaaacagacagacaaacagacagagaaacagacagagaaacaaacagacaaacaaacagacaaacaaaaagataaacaaagagacaaaaagacagaaaaataagaaacagacagacaaacagacaaacaaacaaacaaacagacaaacaaacagacagacaaacaaacaaaaaacagacaaaccaaccaacagacacaagcaaacaagcagacaaacaaacaaacaaacagataaacaaacaaatagacaaacagacaaacaaacaaacaaacagataaacaaacaaatagacaaacagacagacaaacaaacaaaccaccaGAAATGTAAAGATAAAAAGCTGAATAAGTTGATCAGTACTCACTGTTGTCAAAATGTCCAAATTCTCCTTCAGTAAAGGTATGATGTAATCACTAAGACGCACGCTGTCTTCAAACAGATCCGACCAGAGTGCAGACAAACCTTCAAAACCGTGCAGTCGAACAGacgttttgtttgtagtctgtgGAAGCCACAAAAGCATCACTAAATGTACAAAGATAGTctgcatgaacacacacacacacacacacacacacacacacacacacacacacacacacacacacacacacacacacacacacacacacacacacacacacacacagacagacacagacacgcacgcacacacgcacacagacaaacacacacatacacacacacacacacacacacacacacacacacacacacacacacacacacacagctcacCGTGTCTGTCGGTGTCCACAGTTTGTTGTACATCCTATCGTATGCAATTAGAAAATCATTTTCCAATTTCGTTGTATTGACTCCATGACCAGAAAACACACCACGAATCTAAAAATggaacaaatacaaacacaaactgcaCCATAAGAACATTAAAAACAAAGATGTAAATTGcagtatgtacacacacacacacacacacacacacacacacacacacacacacacacacacacacacacacacacacacaccacacacacacacacacacacacacacacacacacacacacacacacacacacacacacacacacacacaaatggacaaatggatatgcccttcggaaagttccgaagatagcaccccctgCTTATTTCTAGGTAGGAACCCTGACGCTACTCGGAGTTTTAAGCCGCGGTGACGAACCCCTTGATGAGTGGCCAGAGCATAGAAGggcgcgtgcgcgcacacacacacacacacacacacacacacacacaaataatctgacagacagagagacaaatgcagacagacagagagacaaacacaaagacagaccgacagacagacagacagacaaaaagagacaaacacacagacagacagacagacagacagacagataaacagacaaacacacagacaaacagacagacagacacaaagacagacaaacagacaaacaaagagacaaacacacagacagacagacagatagacagacagacagataaacaaacagataaacagacaaacacacagacaggcagacagacagactgacagacaaacagacaaagacagacaaacagactataATATTCGACCTTTTCTACTATCCATTCACGTCCAAATGTGTACCCTTTCTCAACAGCTGAATCCAACTTGCTTTGAAACCCACTCTCTTCAAGATTAGTCATCACCCatctaacaaacaataaccaaACCAGTTAATACAAGTTTAAATCAAAAGATGCAAAATGTGCAAACCTTTGAATATCCGGGCTCTTTGCTATTGTATCATTCCACAACTCTTTTGTTCCTGTTGCCAGATGAACTGCCTCTCCATGCACCTAAACAGCAAGCAAAGATGTCAACGTGTCTTTCTGTGCGtgtgtctatctctctgtctgtctgtctgtctgtctgtgtgtccatccatctgtctgtgtctgtctgtccatctgtgtgtccatctgtctgtccatttatccatctgtctgtctgtctgtctgtgtgtccatccgtctgtctgtctatctgtccattcatccgtctgtctgtctgtccattcatctgtctgtcaatacatatattttcacacatcatcgctattacagtctaagacaattagaactaaaatcacaaagtctaaGAGCCcataatgtctgtc
It contains:
- the LOC134194909 gene encoding uncharacterized protein LOC134194909, giving the protein MSEVDETVITILRSFSMNEDVVHQYVEKLQDEEITSLEDLADLDSTFLVEEIKMKKLHAQKLVRKCQRITLKIALAEDDNVIGCVRSYRGTTIYSLRKSIKKDELPVEQQFVFVAHGTEITDAQESSWDVEQLLDCSNNDVIVIKYKDVYPSPSSEPPMSVLNFESHSFQPPNSHLHDSNSSSQLVPTGNYTFMPSSTLQYDSPKSSFSDSVSMLSNTSPGHLFTGPVTDDFSLLSFTDHNRQSTNSPVFTDNLPEIANNFTDLSTHDFSAPLPDKHSDSKVNKALNFETNQNSSVSPFKRPLPEYKVAAFDKFPLSNAFNEVNETISDAAHPFKVSECSSWAVVSSKHTEKSQLGETSSDGYSSWHWSRSNVDSDASKYSERRNSHGFDSWDFDDDDVAVRELSQQLTETLSEQETTRNVSHSDPITIYSDNNHSTPSSNNEISQIWISKLDNSVTTASVLALAETCGRVCGIQRQTVSYVFVAYESPDIARLAVNKLNGITFAGRKIKVNLTKYNSEYLVNGGEMSTIRHGYVSHRLPTKSASPSSSTSSPRSQPRNTYRVATSRLVLSNVNPSTLTDSVKTIVVQYGTVVKVVRNSHRRITVFFKDPIEAKKAALGIDQQIIDRQVITAQQVEEDVQSNTPAMKSDTKQQKPALLPLPNTGRRDISDDELATIKRTVVALKDTILDQSYVRKLQLGLIVDQERMQMFCMVIVQEAIHHPVDYTKVCRRLDSLNFQVVVSGKILGLKRVLLTQCQQFFMQILEDVKATQGHLSGIVFDHEIGVVTRSKAFVQLRGLLQFLAELYMQRFIPGSILVNSVDVLLEGSHLCCLLNVHALLVNVGRHLCQENVEAMDRCFRAIEGLSRKYVLPAKVKDLMQDLCERRKFGFRNAVR